The proteins below are encoded in one region of Bacteroides uniformis:
- a CDS encoding SPOR domain-containing protein has product MKKLGLLLVACFAFATISVAQNNIVKSLERNVPGQGKVTIHQDARIAALIGSEYVPAGSDEQKVIKSSGYRIQVYAGNNTRQAKNEAYAVATRIKEHFPELTVYTSFNPPRWLCRAGDFRSIEEADAMMRQLRATGVFKEVSIVKEQINIPL; this is encoded by the coding sequence ATGAAAAAGCTTGGTTTACTTTTAGTTGCATGTTTCGCTTTTGCAACGATTTCTGTAGCGCAGAATAATATTGTGAAAAGCCTGGAACGTAATGTGCCGGGACAAGGCAAGGTGACTATCCATCAAGATGCACGCATTGCGGCATTGATAGGTTCGGAGTATGTTCCTGCCGGTTCGGATGAGCAGAAAGTGATTAAAAGTTCGGGTTACCGCATACAAGTTTATGCAGGGAATAATACCCGTCAGGCCAAGAACGAAGCTTATGCGGTAGCTACCCGCATCAAGGAACATTTTCCCGAACTTACAGTTTATACCTCTTTCAATCCCCCTCGTTGGCTGTGCCGTGCAGGAGATTTCCGCAGTATCGAAGAAGCGGATGCCATGATGCGTCAGTTGCGGGCTACTGGTGTATTCAAGGAAGTTTCTATCGTGAAAGAGCAGATAAACATCCCCTTATAA
- the tpiA gene encoding triose-phosphate isomerase — MRKNIVAGNWKMNKTLQEGIALAKELNETLANEKPNCDVIICTPFIHLASVTPLVDAAKIGVGAENCADKESGAYTGEVSAAMVASTGAKYVILGHSERRAYYGETVAILEEKVKLALANGLTPIFCIGEVLEEREANKQNEVVAAQLASVFSLSAEDFSKIILAYEPVWAIGTGKTATAEQAQEIHAFIRSLIAEKYGKEIADNCSILYGGSCKPSNAKELFANPDVDGGLIGGAALKVSDFKGIIDAFN, encoded by the coding sequence ATGAGAAAAAACATTGTTGCAGGAAACTGGAAAATGAACAAAACCCTCCAAGAGGGTATTGCTCTTGCAAAAGAACTGAATGAAACATTGGCTAACGAAAAGCCTAACTGTGATGTAATCATCTGTACTCCGTTTATCCACCTGGCATCTGTTACTCCTTTGGTAGACGCTGCCAAGATTGGTGTAGGTGCAGAAAACTGTGCAGACAAGGAGTCAGGCGCATATACCGGCGAAGTATCAGCTGCTATGGTTGCTTCTACTGGTGCAAAATATGTCATTCTGGGTCACTCTGAACGTCGTGCTTACTATGGTGAAACAGTTGCTATTCTGGAAGAAAAAGTAAAATTGGCTTTGGCTAACGGTCTGACTCCGATTTTCTGTATCGGTGAGGTATTGGAAGAACGTGAAGCAAACAAGCAGAATGAAGTGGTAGCCGCTCAGCTGGCTTCTGTATTCTCTTTGTCTGCCGAAGATTTCTCTAAGATTATTTTGGCTTACGAGCCGGTTTGGGCTATCGGTACCGGTAAGACTGCTACTGCAGAACAAGCACAGGAAATCCACGCTTTCATCCGTTCCTTGATTGCTGAAAAGTATGGTAAGGAAATTGCTGACAACTGCTCTATCCTTTATGGTGGCAGCTGTAAGCCTTCTAATGCAAAGGAACTGTTTGCCAACCCGGATGTTGACGGCGGTCTGATTGGTGGTGCTGCCTTGAAGGTTTCTGACTTCAAGGGTATCATCGATGCCTTTAATTAA
- a CDS encoding BT_3928 family protein: protein MEIDKKHIVGKVWVNLCRFLLGALFIFSGFVKAVDPLGFFYKIQDYLTAFGMISWFPSYAPLLVGIALSAIEFSVGVFLFLGIRRKVASVLALLLMVVMTPLTLYLALANPVSDCGCFGDAWILTNWQTFGKNVVLLVAAVSVFKWQDLLVRFITPKMEWMISMYTFLFVFALSFYCLENLPILDFRPYRIGANIKAGMEIPEGAKPSVFESRFILEKGGKRQEFTLDNYPDSTWTFVESRTILKEKGYEPPIHDFSMMSLDTWEDITDSVLSDKGYTFLLVAHRIEGADDSNIDLINEIYDYSVEHGYGFYALTSSPEDEIELWRDKTGAEYPFCQTDDITLKTIIRSNPGLLLVKDGTILNKWSDNRLPDEYVLTDSLDKLELGKQKQESDLQTIGYVLLWFILPLMMVLCVDILVVRRREKQRLRQQ from the coding sequence TTGGAGATTGACAAGAAACATATTGTCGGGAAAGTTTGGGTGAACCTCTGCCGTTTTCTGCTGGGGGCTTTGTTCATATTTTCCGGATTTGTGAAAGCTGTTGATCCGTTGGGTTTCTTCTATAAAATTCAAGATTACCTGACGGCTTTCGGCATGATTTCCTGGTTTCCTTCTTATGCGCCCTTGCTGGTAGGGATAGCGTTGTCTGCCATAGAGTTCAGTGTAGGTGTTTTCTTGTTTTTGGGTATACGCCGGAAGGTGGCATCTGTATTGGCATTATTGCTGATGGTTGTAATGACTCCGCTAACACTTTATCTGGCTTTGGCGAATCCGGTATCCGACTGCGGATGCTTCGGTGATGCGTGGATATTGACCAATTGGCAGACTTTCGGCAAGAACGTAGTATTGTTGGTGGCGGCAGTATCTGTATTCAAGTGGCAGGATTTACTGGTGCGTTTCATTACTCCGAAGATGGAGTGGATGATTTCCATGTATACGTTTCTATTTGTGTTTGCGTTGTCCTTCTATTGCCTGGAGAATTTGCCGATACTTGATTTCCGACCTTACAGAATTGGAGCGAATATCAAGGCGGGCATGGAAATTCCGGAAGGTGCTAAACCAAGTGTGTTTGAAAGCCGGTTCATTTTGGAAAAAGGAGGAAAGCGTCAGGAATTTACATTGGACAACTATCCGGACAGTACATGGACGTTTGTAGAATCGCGTACGATACTGAAGGAAAAAGGTTATGAACCTCCCATTCATGATTTTTCCATGATGAGTCTGGATACATGGGAAGATATAACGGACAGCGTACTGTCGGATAAAGGATATACGTTTCTGCTGGTTGCCCATCGGATAGAAGGAGCGGACGACAGTAACATCGACCTTATCAATGAAATATACGATTACAGTGTGGAGCATGGTTATGGCTTTTATGCCTTGACTTCATCTCCGGAAGACGAGATAGAATTGTGGCGTGACAAGACTGGAGCGGAATACCCTTTCTGCCAGACAGATGATATTACGCTGAAGACCATTATCCGTTCAAATCCCGGTTTGCTGTTGGTAAAGGACGGAACAATTTTGAATAAGTGGAGTGACAACCGGCTGCCTGATGAATATGTGCTGACCGATAGCCTGGACAAGTTGGAATTGGGCAAGCAGAAGCAGGAAAGTGACTTACAAACAATAGGCTATGTGTTGCTGTGGTTCATCCTTCCTCTGATGATGGTGCTTTGTGTCGATATTTTAGTCGTAAGGCGCCGGGAGAAACAACGCCTCAGACAACAATAG
- a CDS encoding DUF1599 domain-containing protein: MKDTKQQFEHVIAVCRDLFSKKLHDYGPAWRILRPSSVTDQIFIKANRIRSIETKGVTLVDEGIRSEFIAIVNYGIVGLIQLELGYAEAADMTNEEALVLYDKYAKTSLELMLAKNHDYDEAWRSMRISSYTDLILMKIYRTKQIESLSGETLVSEGIDANYMDMINYSVFGLIKIEFGD; this comes from the coding sequence ATGAAAGATACCAAGCAACAATTTGAACATGTCATTGCGGTTTGCCGTGACTTGTTCTCTAAGAAACTTCATGATTACGGTCCGGCGTGGCGCATTCTTCGTCCGTCTTCCGTAACAGATCAGATATTCATCAAAGCCAACCGTATCAGAAGTATTGAAACGAAAGGGGTGACTTTGGTAGACGAAGGCATCCGTTCTGAATTCATAGCTATTGTCAACTATGGAATTGTAGGGCTGATACAGTTGGAACTTGGTTATGCCGAAGCTGCCGATATGACCAATGAAGAGGCATTGGTGCTGTATGACAAATATGCCAAAACCTCTTTGGAGTTGATGCTTGCCAAAAATCATGATTATGATGAGGCTTGGCGTAGTATGCGTATCAGTTCGTATACGGATTTGATATTGATGAAGATTTACCGGACAAAGCAGATTGAAAGCTTGTCCGGGGAGACTTTGGTTTCGGAAGGTATTGATGCCAATTATATGGATATGATTAACTATTCCGTATTCGGCTTAATTAAGATTGAATTTGGAGATTGA
- a CDS encoding M23 family metallopeptidase → MNFNWIKTALLAATAMVSLNSFSQDLIARQAPIDRKLKSVDSLALQKQIRAEQSLYPGLDLYPNWNNEFVQAYGNAIVPESYTFDLTGFCMPTPNTRITDVFGYRPRRRRAHYGLDIKVYVGDTIRAAFDGKVRVVKNQGRRGYGKYVVIRHDNGLETVYGHLSKQLVDTNQLVKAGEPIALGGNTGRSTGSHLHFETRFLGIPINPALMFDFEKQDIVADSYTFHKTKGSSGTARSMASGEGLFYKVKKGDTLGRIAARQGTSIDKLCKLNRITRKTILRPGQVLRCS, encoded by the coding sequence ATGAATTTTAATTGGATAAAAACTGCTTTATTGGCTGCGACGGCAATGGTTAGCTTGAATTCTTTCTCGCAAGACCTGATTGCCCGCCAGGCCCCCATCGACAGAAAACTTAAGAGTGTAGATTCACTGGCTTTGCAAAAACAGATACGTGCGGAACAATCATTGTATCCGGGTTTGGATTTGTATCCCAACTGGAATAACGAATTCGTACAAGCCTATGGCAATGCGATTGTGCCTGAGAGCTATACATTTGATTTGACCGGTTTTTGTATGCCTACTCCCAATACCCGTATCACAGATGTATTCGGTTACCGTCCCCGGAGAAGAAGAGCTCATTATGGTTTGGATATCAAGGTGTATGTAGGCGATACAATCCGTGCGGCTTTTGATGGAAAAGTACGCGTTGTCAAGAATCAAGGTCGTCGTGGATACGGCAAATACGTCGTTATTCGTCACGACAATGGCTTGGAAACAGTTTACGGACACTTGTCTAAACAATTAGTTGATACAAACCAGTTGGTAAAAGCCGGCGAACCGATTGCATTGGGAGGAAATACCGGACGTTCTACCGGTTCACACCTTCACTTTGAAACCCGTTTCTTGGGTATTCCCATCAATCCTGCGCTTATGTTTGATTTTGAAAAGCAGGATATCGTAGCTGATTCCTATACTTTCCATAAGACAAAAGGCTCTTCCGGTACGGCGCGTAGCATGGCATCGGGTGAAGGTCTGTTCTATAAGGTAAAGAAGGGAGACACATTGGGACGGATTGCAGCACGTCAGGGAACCTCCATCGACAAGCTTTGCAAACTGAACAGAATTACGCGTAAAACAATCCTGAGACCGGGACAAGTATTGCGCTGCTCATAA
- the recG gene encoding ATP-dependent DNA helicase RecG, with product MFDLATRDIKYLSGVGPQRASVLNKELGIYSLHDLLYYFPYKYVDRSRIYYIQEIDGTMPYIQLKGEILSFETAGEGRQRRLIAHFSDGTGVVDLVWFQGIKYLVGKYKVHQEYIVFGKPTFFNGRINMAHPDIDSASDLKLSSMGLQPYYNTTEKMKRSSLNSHAIEKMMNTVVQQLREPLPETLSPAILAEHHLMPLTEALVNIHFPANPDLLRKAQYRLKFEELFYVQLNILRYAKDRQRKYRGYIFERVGEVFNTFYSRNLPFELTNAQKRVLKEIRKDVGSGKQMNRLLQGDVGSGKTLVALMSMLMALDNGFQACMMAPTEILANQHYETIRELLYGMEVRVELLTGSVKGKRREAILAGLLTGDIHILIGTHAVIEDTVNFASLGLVVIDEQHRFGVAQRARLWTKNVQPPHVLVMTATPIPRTLAMTLYGDLDVSVIDELPPGRKPIVTLHQFDSRRISLYQSMHKQIAEGRQVYIVYPLIKESEKIDLKNLEEGYLHVCEEFPECRVCKVHGKMKPAEKDAQMQLFVSGEAQIMVATTVIEVGVNVPNASVMVIENAERFGLSQLHQLRGRVGRGADQSYCILVTGYKLAEDTRKRLEIMVRTNDGFEIAEADLKLRGPGDLEGTQQSGIAFDLKIADIARDGQLLQYVREVAQTVVDADPHGMLPENEVLWRQLKALRKTNVNWAAIS from the coding sequence ATGTTCGATTTAGCCACGCGTGACATAAAATATTTGTCGGGCGTCGGGCCGCAGCGTGCTTCGGTGCTCAATAAGGAATTGGGCATTTACTCCTTGCACGATTTGCTATATTACTTTCCATATAAATATGTAGACCGCAGTCGGATTTATTATATTCAGGAGATTGATGGGACGATGCCCTATATTCAGCTGAAAGGTGAAATACTAAGTTTTGAGACGGCTGGAGAAGGGCGCCAGCGCAGGCTGATAGCTCATTTCTCGGACGGTACGGGGGTAGTGGACCTGGTTTGGTTCCAGGGCATCAAATATTTGGTAGGGAAGTATAAAGTGCATCAGGAATATATTGTGTTCGGAAAACCGACCTTCTTCAATGGTAGAATAAATATGGCTCATCCGGATATAGACTCTGCTTCGGATTTGAAATTGTCGTCCATGGGGTTACAACCTTATTATAATACGACTGAAAAGATGAAACGGAGTTCTCTCAATTCGCATGCCATCGAGAAGATGATGAATACGGTGGTGCAGCAGTTGCGTGAGCCGTTGCCCGAGACCCTTTCTCCCGCTATACTTGCCGAGCATCATCTGATGCCGTTGACGGAAGCTTTGGTCAATATACACTTTCCCGCTAATCCGGATTTATTGCGTAAGGCACAGTATCGCCTGAAGTTTGAGGAGCTTTTTTACGTACAGTTGAATATCCTGAGGTATGCAAAAGACCGTCAGCGGAAATATCGCGGTTATATTTTTGAAAGGGTGGGCGAAGTGTTTAATACTTTCTACTCCCGTAATCTTCCTTTTGAACTGACCAATGCACAGAAGCGGGTATTGAAGGAAATCCGTAAGGATGTAGGCTCAGGAAAGCAGATGAACCGCTTGCTGCAAGGGGATGTGGGAAGTGGAAAGACGCTTGTCGCACTGATGAGTATGTTGATGGCGCTCGATAATGGCTTTCAGGCATGCATGATGGCACCTACCGAGATTTTGGCAAACCAGCACTATGAAACCATCCGTGAGCTGCTGTATGGAATGGAGGTACGTGTGGAACTGTTGACCGGTTCTGTTAAGGGCAAGCGGCGCGAAGCTATCCTTGCCGGTTTGTTGACGGGAGACATACATATACTGATAGGTACCCATGCCGTCATTGAAGATACGGTGAATTTTGCTTCGCTCGGTTTGGTTGTGATTGACGAGCAGCATCGTTTCGGTGTGGCCCAACGGGCACGGTTGTGGACAAAGAATGTGCAGCCTCCCCATGTATTGGTGATGACGGCAACCCCGATTCCCCGTACATTGGCAATGACGCTTTATGGCGATTTGGATGTGTCTGTCATCGATGAATTGCCTCCCGGACGTAAACCGATTGTCACTCTTCATCAGTTTGATAGCCGTCGGATAAGCTTGTATCAGTCCATGCACAAGCAGATTGCCGAAGGCCGGCAGGTCTATATTGTCTACCCGCTGATTAAGGAAAGCGAAAAGATTGACTTGAAGAATCTTGAAGAAGGGTATCTGCATGTTTGTGAAGAGTTTCCCGAGTGTAGGGTTTGCAAGGTACATGGAAAGATGAAACCTGCTGAAAAGGATGCTCAGATGCAATTGTTCGTATCCGGCGAGGCACAGATAATGGTGGCTACCACCGTGATTGAGGTAGGTGTAAATGTGCCCAATGCTTCGGTGATGGTGATTGAGAACGCCGAGCGTTTCGGGCTGTCCCAGCTTCATCAGCTTCGGGGACGTGTAGGACGTGGAGCTGACCAGTCCTATTGTATCCTGGTTACCGGCTACAAGTTGGCGGAGGATACAAGGAAGCGTTTGGAGATAATGGTGCGGACTAATGACGGCTTTGAAATAGCGGAAGCAGACTTGAAACTGCGTGGTCCTGGAGATTTGGAAGGGACACAGCAGAGCGGCATTGCTTTCGATCTGAAGATTGCCGATATAGCCCGTGACGGACAACTGCTGCAATATGTCCGTGAAGTAGCGCAAACGGTGGTGGATGCAGATCCACATGGCATGTTGCCTGAGAACGAGGTCTTGTGGCGACAACTGAAAGCGTTGAGAAAAACGAACGTTAATTGGGCTGCCATTAGCTGA
- a CDS encoding 2-C-methyl-D-erythritol 4-phosphate cytidylyltransferase: MVQYALIVAGGKGLRMGTELPKQFLPIGGKPVLMRTLEAFYDYNAEIRIILVLPHSQQDYWRQLCREYCFSLPHAIADGGETRFHSVKNGLALVKTPALVGVHDGVRPFVAREVIARCYDLAAGKKAVVPVIGVVETVRRMGGKGSVTVGRDDYRLVQTPQVFDAELLKAAYEQPYTPHFTDDASVVEALGVSVFLTPGNRENIKITTPFDLKIATALIGSCSI, encoded by the coding sequence ATGGTTCAGTATGCTCTGATTGTTGCCGGTGGCAAGGGCTTGCGCATGGGGACCGAACTCCCCAAACAGTTTCTCCCGATAGGGGGGAAACCTGTTTTGATGCGCACTCTGGAGGCGTTTTATGACTACAATGCTGAGATACGGATAATATTGGTGCTTCCCCACAGCCAGCAGGATTACTGGAGGCAGCTGTGCAGGGAGTACTGTTTTTCATTGCCGCATGCCATTGCAGATGGAGGGGAGACGCGGTTCCACTCCGTAAAGAACGGTTTGGCTTTGGTCAAGACACCTGCTTTGGTCGGTGTGCACGATGGGGTACGTCCATTCGTAGCCCGGGAAGTGATTGCACGCTGTTATGACTTGGCTGCCGGGAAAAAGGCTGTGGTTCCGGTAATAGGTGTGGTGGAGACCGTTCGCCGTATGGGAGGGAAAGGCAGTGTGACTGTCGGCAGGGATGATTATAGATTGGTGCAGACTCCCCAGGTTTTTGATGCGGAACTGCTGAAAGCGGCATACGAGCAGCCCTATACACCCCATTTTACCGATGATGCTTCTGTGGTGGAAGCATTGGGCGTATCTGTCTTTTTGACGCCGGGAAACCGGGAAAACATTAAAATAACCACTCCTTTTGATTTAAAAATAGCCACAGCTCTGATAGGTTCATGTTCGATTTAG
- a CDS encoding DJ-1 family glyoxalase III, with protein sequence MGTVYVFFADGFEEIEAFTSVDVMRRAGLNVEMVTVTPDEIVTGAHDVPVLCDKNVVNCDFFDAELVLLPGGMPGASTLEKCGELRNLVLRFAQEQKPIAAICAAPMVLGKLGLLKGKKATCYPGFEQYLEGAECTGAPVERDGNIITGKGPGAAMEFALAVVELLQGKEKVQELKEAMCVTDL encoded by the coding sequence ATGGGTACAGTTTATGTTTTTTTTGCCGACGGATTTGAAGAAATAGAAGCTTTTACTTCTGTGGATGTGATGAGACGCGCCGGACTGAACGTAGAAATGGTGACGGTAACCCCTGATGAAATAGTGACGGGAGCACACGATGTTCCGGTCTTGTGCGATAAGAATGTAGTGAACTGCGACTTCTTTGATGCAGAGCTTGTATTATTGCCTGGCGGTATGCCGGGTGCGTCCACTTTGGAGAAGTGTGGAGAACTGCGTAATCTGGTACTGCGTTTTGCCCAAGAGCAGAAACCGATTGCTGCTATTTGTGCGGCTCCTATGGTATTGGGTAAGCTGGGATTGCTGAAAGGCAAGAAGGCTACTTGCTATCCCGGCTTTGAACAGTATTTGGAAGGTGCCGAATGTACGGGTGCTCCGGTAGAAAGAGACGGCAATATCATCACTGGTAAAGGACCGGGCGCTGCCATGGAGTTTGCATTGGCCGTAGTGGAGCTGTTGCAAGGCAAAGAGAAGGTGCAGGAACTGAAAGAAGCTATGTGCGTAACGGATTTATGA
- a CDS encoding TonB family protein yields MVNRKKKGKYIGMAGALVVHVAIIALLILVGFTPPEPSEEGGVPVMLGEVPDALGAADPSLVKVDVMPEETAPQVQETVEQDIITQETEETVAIKPKAEPKKKEEVKKPEKTEAEKAEEARKLAAAKAERERKEAEEAARKRVAGAFGKGAQMGSKGDTEGEGIQGSPTGNAPSGATSGTGGYGSFNLGGRSLGEGGLPRPVYNVQDEGRVVVTITVNPAGHVIATSINRQTNTVNPALRKAAEDAAKKARFNAVSGLNNQTGTITYYFNLK; encoded by the coding sequence ATGGTGAATCGGAAGAAGAAAGGAAAATATATAGGTATGGCAGGTGCACTTGTGGTGCATGTTGCCATTATTGCCCTTCTGATACTGGTAGGATTCACACCGCCGGAACCCTCGGAAGAAGGCGGTGTACCCGTTATGCTGGGAGAGGTGCCCGATGCACTGGGCGCTGCCGACCCTTCTTTAGTAAAGGTGGATGTCATGCCGGAGGAAACCGCTCCTCAGGTGCAGGAAACGGTGGAGCAGGACATCATTACGCAGGAAACTGAAGAAACCGTTGCCATAAAGCCCAAAGCCGAACCCAAGAAAAAGGAGGAGGTGAAGAAACCGGAAAAGACGGAAGCCGAAAAAGCGGAAGAGGCCCGCAAACTGGCAGCGGCAAAAGCCGAACGGGAACGTAAGGAAGCCGAGGAAGCTGCCCGTAAACGGGTAGCTGGCGCTTTTGGCAAAGGTGCCCAAATGGGTAGTAAAGGCGATACGGAAGGCGAAGGTATTCAAGGAAGTCCTACGGGAAATGCTCCGTCCGGAGCCACTTCGGGTACGGGAGGCTACGGCTCGTTTAATTTGGGCGGACGTTCTCTTGGTGAGGGCGGATTGCCGCGGCCGGTATATAATGTGCAGGATGAAGGTAGGGTTGTGGTGACCATCACAGTGAACCCTGCCGGACATGTGATAGCAACCAGCATCAACCGCCAGACCAATACCGTCAATCCCGCATTGCGGAAAGCGGCAGAGGATGCTGCCAAGAAAGCCCGTTTCAATGCGGTAAGCGGCTTGAACAATCAGACGGGAACAATAACGTATTATTTTAATCTAAAATAA
- a CDS encoding ExbD/TolR family protein → MLKRRAKISPNFSMASMTDLIFLLLIFFMITSTMVSPNAIKVLLPQGKQQTSAKPLTRVIIDKNLNYYAAFGNDKELSLTLEELTPFLQSCAEREPEMYIALYADETVPYREIVKVLNIANENKFKMVLATRPPEN, encoded by the coding sequence GTGTTAAAACGTAGAGCTAAAATATCACCCAATTTCAGTATGGCGTCCATGACGGACCTGATTTTCCTGCTGCTGATTTTCTTTATGATAACATCTACCATGGTATCGCCCAATGCTATCAAGGTACTGCTGCCGCAGGGAAAGCAACAGACTTCTGCAAAGCCTTTGACAAGAGTCATCATAGATAAGAATCTGAATTATTATGCTGCTTTTGGCAATGACAAGGAACTGTCTCTGACGCTTGAAGAATTGACTCCTTTCCTACAATCGTGTGCGGAGAGGGAGCCTGAAATGTATATAGCTTTGTATGCTGACGAAACAGTGCCTTACCGGGAAATCGTGAAGGTGCTGAACATTGCAAACGAGAATAAATTCAAGATGGTGCTGGCTACACGACCACCGGAAAACTAA
- a CDS encoding MotA/TolQ/ExbB proton channel family protein, with protein sequence MNVMLLLAQVAPALTDSIAGANPVLTQVNASDEMNLWSMAVKGGWIMVVLGLMSVLCFYILFERNYVIRKAGKEDPQFMDKIKDYILGGELKAAIAYCRSVDTPSARMIEKGISRLGRPVNDVQAAIENVGNIEVAKLEKGMTIMATISGGAPMLGFLGTVTGMVRAFWQMANAGNNIDITLLSGGIYEAMITTVGGLIVGIIAMFAYNYLVTLIDGVVNKMEAKTMAFMDLLNEPAK encoded by the coding sequence ATGAATGTAATGTTGTTATTGGCCCAAGTGGCTCCGGCACTGACTGACTCTATTGCAGGTGCCAATCCGGTACTGACACAAGTAAACGCTTCCGACGAAATGAACTTATGGAGCATGGCCGTCAAGGGCGGCTGGATTATGGTTGTCCTGGGCTTGATGTCCGTACTTTGCTTTTACATCTTGTTCGAACGCAACTATGTTATCCGGAAGGCGGGGAAAGAAGACCCCCAGTTCATGGATAAGATAAAGGATTATATTTTGGGTGGGGAATTGAAAGCTGCCATTGCTTATTGTCGCAGTGTGGATACTCCCTCGGCCCGTATGATTGAAAAGGGTATCAGCCGTTTGGGACGCCCGGTGAACGATGTGCAGGCTGCCATCGAGAATGTGGGTAATATTGAGGTTGCCAAACTGGAGAAGGGAATGACGATTATGGCCACGATTTCCGGTGGCGCTCCTATGCTAGGCTTCCTTGGCACGGTGACGGGTATGGTACGTGCATTTTGGCAAATGGCAAATGCCGGAAATAATATTGATATAACGTTGCTTTCCGGTGGTATTTATGAGGCGATGATTACTACGGTGGGCGGTTTGATAGTCGGTATCATAGCTATGTTTGCCTACAATTACCTGGTGACATTGATAGATGGCGTGGTCAACAAGATGGAAGCCAAGACAATGGCATTCATGGATTTGTTGAACGAACCGGCGAAATGA
- a CDS encoding pyridoxine 5'-phosphate synthase, giving the protein MTRLSVNINKVATLRNARGGDVPNVVKVALDCEDFGADGITVHPRPDERHIRRKDVYDLRPLLRTEFNIEGYPAPEFMDLVLKVKPHQVTLVPDSPTQLTSNAGWDTKTHFDFLNEVLDEFNNAGIRTSVFVSTDAEMIEYAAKAGADRVELYTEPYATAYPKGREAAVAPFVEAAKVARSLGLGLNAGHDLSLVNLNYFYQNIPWLDEVSIGHALISDALYLGLERTVKEYKNCLR; this is encoded by the coding sequence ATGACTAGATTAAGCGTTAATATAAATAAGGTGGCAACGCTGCGCAATGCCCGTGGAGGTGATGTCCCGAATGTTGTGAAGGTAGCGCTGGATTGTGAAGACTTTGGTGCTGATGGCATTACGGTGCATCCCCGTCCTGACGAGAGGCATATCCGCCGTAAGGATGTATATGATTTGCGGCCGTTGCTGCGGACAGAGTTCAATATCGAGGGGTATCCTGCACCCGAATTTATGGATTTGGTCTTGAAGGTGAAACCGCATCAGGTAACTTTGGTGCCCGACAGCCCTACACAGCTGACTTCAAACGCAGGCTGGGATACCAAGACCCATTTTGACTTCTTGAACGAAGTGTTGGATGAGTTCAACAATGCTGGTATCCGTACTTCCGTATTTGTTTCCACCGATGCCGAAATGATAGAATATGCTGCCAAAGCCGGTGCCGACCGCGTGGAGCTATATACGGAACCTTATGCTACGGCTTATCCCAAAGGACGGGAAGCGGCTGTAGCTCCTTTTGTCGAGGCTGCCAAGGTGGCCCGCAGCTTAGGCCTGGGGCTGAATGCCGGACATGACCTGAGCCTGGTGAATCTGAATTATTTTTATCAAAACATTCCGTGGCTGGACGAGGTGTCCATCGGGCATGCGCTGATTAGTGACGCGCTGTATCTGGGATTGGAGCGTACGGTCAAGGAATATAAAAACTGTCTTCGCTGA